A single window of Anaerocolumna chitinilytica DNA harbors:
- a CDS encoding DUF3237 domain-containing protein, which translates to MVQLEAEEILHIQVECSEPLPVKDGLDGYLRVIPITGGTVSGKITGEVISGGADWNTEKAGQCSHAFAKYLLRTDDGEYIAIENEGIIAHGSDSFIKTSPRFTADKNGKYAWLNQGVYAGSLQPGEGKISVVIRIYRLL; encoded by the coding sequence ATGGTACAATTAGAAGCAGAAGAAATCCTGCATATACAAGTGGAATGCAGTGAACCTTTACCTGTAAAGGATGGATTGGACGGATACTTAAGGGTAATTCCCATAACAGGAGGAACCGTAAGCGGAAAAATAACGGGAGAAGTCATAAGCGGAGGTGCAGACTGGAATACGGAAAAAGCAGGGCAATGCAGCCATGCCTTTGCAAAGTATCTGCTGCGTACCGATGACGGCGAGTATATCGCTATAGAGAATGAAGGTATTATAGCCCACGGCAGTGATAGCTTTATCAAAACCTCCCCCAGATTTACAGCCGATAAAAACGGCAAATATGCTTGGTTAAACCAGGGCGTTTATGCAGGAAGCCTGCAGCCGGGAGAAGGAAAGATATCCGTGGTGATAAGAATTTACAGGCTTTTGTAA
- a CDS encoding alpha-glucuronidase, protein MDYSLAWLSYRRLPFYEEKEYFQKLYVQGEDGITSSAVYEICRGAEEILGIRTEIVRLPVSVGNEKSEVKEGIYLFLDSNGPSGGGYRIFEEKGVIWITAAEPEGLLYGSFELIRQVQRERTLKGLELLRIPENPLRMLNHWDNLDGSIERGYSGKSFFFRDNEVLVGKRTEDYARLAASVGINGVVINNVNVTERATKLITCEYAISLKRMGEVFSKYGIRLYLSLNFAAPIELGGLATADPEAMEVREWWQAQMKETFRNIPSLGGFLVKADSEGRPGPFTYDRTQAQGANMLAEAVKPYGGIIIWRCFVYNCTQDWRDQKTDRARSAYDYFMPLDGDFHENVILQIKNGPMDFQVREPVSPLFGALSKTNQILEVQIAQEYTGQQKHVCYLIPQFKEILGFHTRCREEGDTVADIISGRCFSRRNCGMAAVANTGSDSNWTGHDLAAANWYGFGRLAFEPSLSAEDIAREWCECTFGTNAQVVHAVCKILMMSWPAYEKYTSPLGIGWMVNPNNHYGPSVDGYEYDRWGTYHRADHLGIGVERGKAGTGFAQTYLEPNASIYEEAETCPEELLLFFHYIPYTYMLKSGKTLIQHIYDSHFEGVEDVEKIIGLWEGLRELVPGEIFDRVKLRMEHQLESSLEWRDQINSYFYRKSFIADEKGRTIY, encoded by the coding sequence ATGGATTATAGTCTGGCATGGCTTTCTTACCGCAGACTTCCTTTCTATGAGGAAAAGGAGTATTTTCAGAAGCTATATGTGCAGGGGGAAGACGGCATTACAAGCTCGGCTGTTTATGAGATTTGCCGCGGGGCAGAGGAAATACTCGGGATAAGGACTGAGATAGTAAGACTTCCGGTTTCTGTGGGAAATGAAAAGTCTGAAGTGAAAGAGGGAATTTATCTGTTTTTGGACAGCAATGGCCCCTCTGGCGGCGGATACCGCATTTTTGAGGAAAAGGGAGTAATATGGATTACTGCTGCAGAGCCCGAAGGGCTTTTATACGGAAGCTTTGAACTGATACGGCAGGTACAAAGAGAAAGAACTCTAAAAGGTCTTGAGCTGCTTCGGATACCGGAGAATCCGCTGCGGATGCTGAATCATTGGGATAATCTTGACGGCAGTATAGAAAGAGGATATTCGGGTAAGTCCTTCTTTTTCCGGGATAATGAGGTTCTGGTAGGAAAAAGAACGGAGGATTATGCCAGACTGGCAGCTTCTGTCGGGATTAATGGAGTAGTAATTAACAATGTGAACGTAACAGAAAGGGCTACAAAACTGATTACCTGTGAATATGCCATTTCTTTAAAGAGAATGGGTGAAGTCTTTTCGAAATATGGAATACGCCTTTATCTCAGCCTGAATTTTGCGGCTCCTATAGAGCTTGGTGGTCTTGCTACGGCGGATCCGGAGGCTATGGAAGTAAGGGAATGGTGGCAGGCCCAAATGAAAGAGACCTTCCGGAATATCCCATCACTGGGAGGTTTTTTGGTAAAAGCGGATTCGGAAGGAAGACCCGGGCCTTTTACCTATGACAGGACGCAGGCACAGGGAGCCAATATGCTGGCGGAAGCGGTGAAGCCATATGGAGGTATTATTATATGGCGTTGTTTTGTATATAACTGTACCCAGGACTGGAGGGACCAGAAAACAGACAGGGCACGTTCAGCCTACGATTATTTCATGCCCTTGGATGGTGACTTTCATGAGAATGTGATTCTTCAGATAAAAAACGGCCCCATGGATTTTCAGGTAAGGGAGCCTGTCTCACCGCTCTTCGGAGCGTTGAGCAAAACAAATCAGATATTAGAAGTGCAGATTGCTCAGGAGTATACCGGGCAGCAAAAGCATGTATGCTATCTGATTCCCCAGTTCAAGGAGATTCTTGGCTTTCACACCCGCTGCAGGGAAGAGGGAGACACGGTTGCGGATATCATAAGCGGGCGCTGCTTTTCCCGCAGGAACTGCGGTATGGCGGCAGTAGCCAATACCGGTTCGGATTCCAACTGGACGGGTCATGACCTGGCGGCGGCCAATTGGTATGGCTTTGGGCGCCTTGCCTTTGAGCCCTCCCTTTCAGCAGAGGATATTGCGAGAGAGTGGTGTGAATGCACCTTCGGTACAAACGCACAGGTGGTTCATGCCGTGTGCAAAATACTGATGATGTCCTGGCCAGCTTATGAAAAATACACTTCTCCCCTGGGGATAGGATGGATGGTAAATCCGAACAATCACTACGGCCCCAGTGTGGATGGATACGAATATGACAGATGGGGGACCTATCACAGGGCAGATCATCTGGGAATCGGAGTGGAGAGAGGAAAGGCGGGAACAGGATTTGCTCAGACCTATCTGGAGCCCAACGCTTCCATTTATGAGGAGGCAGAGACTTGTCCGGAGGAGCTGCTGCTGTTCTTCCACTATATCCCCTATACCTATATGCTAAAGAGTGGAAAGACATTGATACAGCATATCTATGACTCCCACTTTGAAGGCGTGGAGGATGTGGAGAAAATAATAGGTCTTTGGGAAGGGCTGAGAGAATTGGTGCCAGGTGAGATATTTGACCGGGTAAAGCTTCGTATGGAACATCAGTTGGAGAGTTCTCTTGAGTGGAGAGACCAAATTAATTCTTATTTTTATAGAAAATCCTTTATTGCGGATGAAAAGGGAAGAACGATCTATTAA
- a CDS encoding sensor histidine kinase: MKKKSFIKKIISYMIILMVLLLLTLLVFSVSTYNTLNGEIKQSSENFLKVYGNELENRAGKMDGLLRNLMTQRTNLAILKSDSEADRVYAALKLRSFMDEAQSNDGSADLITIADSKYDIYLDSFSLNILYQERMQIREFVEETARDNKDHKALWEFGEFAGTTYLYKIYLYDSRVIGVFLRVSQFLHSIPAGDYGNRGFVLADADGKVKGVFGSDIIRAKTESMADSIPLTRVFRVKYGLLQNQALLYCFVSKNSVIRQTQLSMIIAMVIILATLAFAVFYILYTRKELIYPMNRMVKGIERIREGDYEHRIEGEYRYEEFSLLKDSFNQLMDEIIGLKIQFYEKRIELQETELKCIRLQIKPHFFLNAMTTISSLSSQGKAKQIKEYIEALSKNIRYMFKSGFHTVTLKEEVQHVQNYFEMQEMKYPGCVFYYTDIPKELEEWKIPQMVIHTIIENEYKYAISLDATLSILIKGSKVIKEEEEFLLLEIEDDGKGYPDYVLQYMGREGKKPDEDGGRVGLWSIKRMMELMYDREGLFILENIKPHGCLNKIYVPKNPVNELDTETIQNRL, translated from the coding sequence ATGAAAAAAAAGTCTTTTATTAAAAAAATAATATCCTATATGATAATACTTATGGTCCTCCTCCTGCTGACCTTGCTGGTATTCAGTGTATCTACCTATAATACACTAAATGGTGAAATCAAACAGTCTTCAGAGAATTTTTTGAAGGTATATGGAAATGAACTGGAAAACAGGGCGGGAAAGATGGACGGACTGCTAAGGAATTTGATGACTCAGCGTACCAATCTGGCTATCTTAAAGAGTGACAGTGAGGCAGACCGGGTCTATGCAGCCCTGAAATTACGTTCCTTTATGGATGAGGCCCAGTCCAATGATGGCAGTGCAGACCTGATTACGATAGCGGATAGCAAATATGATATCTATCTCGATTCTTTTAGTCTGAACATTCTTTATCAGGAAAGAATGCAGATTCGGGAGTTCGTCGAGGAAACTGCCAGGGACAATAAAGACCATAAAGCGCTGTGGGAATTTGGTGAATTTGCGGGGACCACTTATCTTTATAAGATATATTTGTATGATTCCAGGGTAATCGGAGTGTTTTTGCGCGTTAGCCAATTTCTGCATTCCATCCCTGCGGGAGACTATGGAAACAGAGGTTTTGTACTTGCGGATGCAGACGGAAAGGTAAAAGGTGTATTCGGAAGTGACATCATCAGAGCAAAGACCGAAAGTATGGCAGATTCTATTCCTTTAACCCGGGTGTTCCGGGTTAAATACGGACTGCTTCAAAACCAGGCACTGTTATATTGCTTTGTAAGCAAGAACAGCGTCATTCGTCAGACCCAGTTAAGCATGATAATCGCTATGGTAATTATACTGGCAACACTGGCCTTTGCTGTGTTTTATATTCTATACACCAGAAAAGAGCTGATTTATCCTATGAACCGGATGGTGAAGGGAATAGAAAGGATAAGGGAAGGTGATTATGAGCACAGAATAGAAGGAGAATACCGGTATGAGGAGTTCAGCCTGTTAAAAGATTCCTTTAACCAGCTGATGGATGAAATTATCGGTCTTAAAATACAATTTTATGAAAAACGGATTGAGCTGCAGGAGACAGAATTAAAATGCATACGCCTGCAGATCAAACCCCATTTCTTCTTAAATGCCATGACTACCATCTCCAGTTTAAGCAGCCAGGGAAAAGCAAAGCAAATTAAGGAGTATATTGAGGCATTGTCCAAAAACATAAGATATATGTTTAAATCCGGCTTTCACACCGTAACCTTAAAGGAAGAAGTCCAGCACGTGCAGAATTATTTTGAAATGCAGGAGATGAAATATCCGGGGTGTGTCTTTTATTATACTGATATACCGAAGGAATTGGAAGAATGGAAGATTCCTCAGATGGTAATCCACACTATTATTGAAAATGAGTATAAATACGCTATCAGTTTAGATGCTACCCTGTCTATTCTTATAAAAGGCAGTAAGGTGATAAAAGAGGAGGAGGAGTTTCTTCTTCTGGAGATAGAAGATGACGGAAAAGGGTATCCTGATTATGTATTGCAATATATGGGAAGAGAAGGGAAGAAGCCCGATGAGGATGGAGGAAGAGTGGGGCTTTGGAGCATTAAACGGATGATGGAGCTGATGTATGACAGAGAGGGACTTTTTATTCTGGAGAATATCAAGCCCCATGGCTGTCTGAATAAAATATACGTACCGAAAAATCCGGTGAATGAGCTGGATACGGAGACCATACAAAACCGTCTCTGA
- a CDS encoding response regulator transcription factor — protein sequence MKVLIVDDDIATVEVIRDTVKWDMLGVDKVFTAYNISNAKIILKEEEGTDIVISDIEMPQGNGLELLRWVREQEINCEFLFLTCHENFDYASNAISYNAAAYLTKPFDTDVMEFTLKKLILKIIKNHEIMKKSQYGEWLSKNSRLLKLDFWTSVLNGPLAGDRQRIEEAIKNRKLSVSPDEKYYLIVTKLTNYEQEKEKYGEGLFEFVLQGLHSEILNNQVQNESVIKYIDGSNYFLLTVCTQQEKERAEENCRRLGHTLSRHFKSTITCCISKLYPLEELGSSRMKIIQLVKQNIAFYGQVFTEEEAIENTAENSQIMDLDKITKLLADRDKNKILNYHKTLYEEIAGNKKLNEHVLYLVKQEMLQVVYAHLLKRGIHATRLFHDEISIGLSEKASQSTMDMMRWINYLLERTFQYEEEVQKSHTIIEKINEYIHSHYKEEIGRNEIAAVFFLAPEYLAKLYKRKTGVYLNDYINEYRIEQAKLLLRKDDTRISDIAEAVGFDNFSYFSTLFKKLTGQTPVEYRKLEKSTKRSQNQ from the coding sequence TTGAAGGTATTAATAGTAGATGATGATATAGCAACAGTAGAGGTAATACGGGATACGGTAAAATGGGACATGCTGGGAGTGGACAAGGTATTTACCGCCTATAATATAAGTAATGCAAAAATAATATTAAAGGAAGAGGAAGGAACGGACATCGTAATCAGCGATATAGAGATGCCTCAGGGAAATGGACTTGAGTTGCTTCGCTGGGTAAGAGAACAGGAGATTAACTGTGAATTCTTATTCCTTACCTGTCATGAGAATTTTGATTATGCTTCCAATGCCATAAGTTATAATGCGGCAGCCTATCTGACCAAGCCCTTTGACACGGATGTTATGGAATTTACCCTGAAGAAGCTTATCCTGAAGATAATCAAGAATCATGAAATAATGAAGAAAAGCCAGTATGGAGAGTGGCTTTCTAAAAATTCCAGGCTGCTGAAGCTGGATTTTTGGACCTCTGTTTTAAATGGCCCTTTGGCCGGAGACAGGCAAAGGATAGAGGAAGCTATAAAGAATCGAAAGCTCTCCGTTAGTCCGGATGAAAAATATTATCTTATAGTGACAAAACTGACCAACTATGAGCAGGAAAAGGAGAAATACGGAGAAGGTCTCTTTGAATTTGTACTCCAGGGCTTACACTCTGAAATATTAAACAATCAGGTTCAAAACGAAAGCGTAATCAAATATATTGACGGCAGTAATTACTTTCTACTTACGGTGTGCACACAGCAGGAGAAAGAAAGGGCGGAGGAAAATTGCAGGCGGCTTGGACATACCCTTAGCAGACATTTTAAATCCACCATTACCTGTTGTATCAGCAAATTATATCCCTTGGAAGAACTGGGGAGTTCAAGGATGAAAATAATACAGCTGGTAAAGCAGAATATCGCCTTTTACGGACAGGTATTTACGGAAGAGGAGGCTATTGAAAACACGGCGGAGAACAGTCAGATAATGGACTTGGATAAAATTACAAAGCTGCTTGCCGACAGGGATAAAAATAAGATCCTGAATTACCATAAGACTTTATACGAGGAAATAGCGGGGAATAAAAAGCTCAATGAGCATGTACTTTATCTGGTGAAGCAGGAAATGCTGCAGGTTGTCTATGCCCATCTCCTAAAGAGGGGAATCCATGCCACAAGATTATTTCATGATGAAATTTCTATCGGTCTGTCCGAGAAAGCCTCCCAGTCCACAATGGATATGATGCGCTGGATTAACTACCTTTTGGAGAGAACCTTTCAGTATGAAGAGGAAGTACAGAAATCCCACACTATTATAGAAAAGATTAATGAATATATTCACAGTCATTACAAAGAAGAAATCGGAAGGAATGAAATAGCAGCAGTATTTTTTCTGGCGCCGGAGTATCTGGCTAAACTGTATAAGCGAAAGACCGGTGTCTATCTGAATGATTATATCAACGAATACCGGATTGAACAGGCAAAACTGCTGCTGCGTAAGGATGATACCAGAATCAGTGATATAGCGGAGGCGGTTGGATTTGATAATTTTTCTTATTTTTCTACCTTGTTTAAGAAATTGACCGGGCAGACACCGGTGGAATACCGAAAGCTGGAAAAGAGTACGAAAAGGTCTCAAAATCAATAA